The genomic region TTGATTAAAAACAAATTCAGTTATTTACTCTTAAACAAGGTGGATGAGATCCCAGTTACAATGAGACAGAAAATATGACATGCTCAGATGGAAACAGAAGAAAAAGGAAGGAATGTCTCCACTTATTGGGTTCAACCATTTAGTTGTCACAGTGAGACTGTTCACAGATGACAAGCTCAGTTACGGCTGAACACATCTCATATATGACAGAAAGGTGGAACTGAAGGTTGTCTGGGGACTTGAAATTCCTTATTTGACATGCGCAAAGTGTTACTTTCTTCTTGGTTGACTAATGTACTTATCTTCTAGTATAAATACaccctaagtcacaaggttcgaattcgatagccatgaaattcggatgaaattctacaagggaaaaattcgaaaaaaatttCAGATAAAATTtgccttctataattttgtttatttttagatatatgtatacttctaataaattatcaaaatagcgacccttgttggagaaaatccgagggcgacccagcagttgcaaacacccatgacccaatagatacaaagaatatacaaagaattcccacgaccagctgagttgtgtttagaggcggatagcagtgctttatagaaGAAATTCGATTAACttcgattttttttatagaagtttgaaattcgattaaattcgaacctcatccatgaaaatcgccgtatcCTGTGACTTAGAATACACCCATTGGCGTAAGTACTTTTTGGTTCTTCCTTTTATAGCTATTACTCCCTGGGGGAAGTCAAAGAAAGTTTGTTAGAGATAGAATCCTCTTGATAGAGTCACATATTGGTCATGGTAATCTTAGGGTTATTGGCAATTAAAGGTAGAGGTCTAGTTGCATATTTTTCGATGATCATGTGATTGCATGTAATAATTATAGTTCACTACATTCAATACAAGTGAGAATGCAAGAAGGGGGATGTTCTTATTAGGCCATTGAAGGGGGCCAGCTTGTGCAAAACTAATTTTCGTAGTTGATTCTTTTTGCTAGAGTTTTTTCCACGGTGGTTTTCTCTAGGGTAAATTTCTAGAGTTTGCTTGTGTTGTGTTTGTTATTTTTGCAAACTAATTGTTTATGACATGTCATGATGTGACAAGTTTTGACAACTAAAACACATTAGGTTTGGATAAAGAGAATATCTAGTTTATATTGATTTCAGTCCTTCATGTTGCTCTATTTTAGCTTAAAATTAGTCGTTTAAGTAATGTTTAAAAGTTTTGTGATGGTAGAACTACATGTGGAATATCCATAGAGCTTTGCAGATCATATTGGTAATAGAGTAGCTTTTCTTTGTGCCTATAGGGGCTGCTAATACGTTGCAAAGTAATCTTTATTGCATTTTAGTCCTTCACCACTTGTGTTTGGCAAGTAACAATGTACCCTAACAATTAAATAAAGTGTTTAAAGCTTGAGTCCAAAAAAGTACGTGCTGTGATCAACTCAAAGATCCAAACACTGACATTTTCTATGCATAGACTGTGCCAGGCATttatttttgtttgtctcctcaaaaaCATTGGTGCACCTATCTAAGATGAAATGAgaatataaagaaaataaattgtataTATTCTTTTTTCTGGTTTTTTTCGAAGTTGTCGATTTTGCTTTGGGTCCGGGTCCAGGTATGAATGCCGGGCTCAATTGTGGTGGTTCACTGATTTGTTTTTACCCAAGTTTGGTATGCTATAGGTATGGCCGTACAGAAAGTCTAGGAGATATAAAAAATGTAAACGATCTTtttaaacaacatttttaattttcaACCATAATATGCATGGAATAATAAAATTAACTGCACTCTttgataattgattatttaatgtttttttattaGGTTTTACTTTTCACTTTAAAAAAAGTAAAACTCCTTTTAACTGAAAAATATGTTATAGAAAATTTGTGACCTGGATTTCCCTGGGTTGAACCCAAGCACAGGCTTATATGGGTGCCCAGGTGCAGGGCAAGGTGCAGACATGCAGCATTCAGTGCATCCCAAAGTTTGGGCTTGTGGATGCGACAGTGTGGTGATATGCAGGTTGTGCACAGCTAAAAGTATTGATACACTATAACACTTAACAACAAACATGAAAAGTGAAACTGAGAATAAATTATTATCGTGATTAAATCAGTTATATTGACAGAAATTATATTTTGTAACATTAATTTATATCATAATATCAGCAATTAATATGCTGAATATCATATTAGCATTGATTTGTATGTTGCATATCACATGATATAAATCAATACATCAAtatgtgtcatgatacaatcacAAAATCATATCTAAAGTATTTAGAAGATAATTCTTTGTTATTACATGCAAATCTTAGTAATGCAGTTGAAATGTGCTCTAAATGTATCAGTCAACTTTGATTTAATGTGAATGGTAATATGCATTACGATTTTTAGAAAAGTattgttttttttctttgaatttttttactGTTTCAGTTttttctttcttgattttgtgTGGGGTGTGTATGAAATCTAGGCAAATGTGCATGGTGCACCTAGTGTGCATTTCACACCCACAACTGTGTAATTGGTGCGGGTGTGTATCTGGTATGGCCTAAAGTTGGGGTACATGCAACCCAACACTGATAAGAAGTGTTATAATGTAATTAGACTATCATTGTCTATAGTAGTTATTTCATATACTGAATTGAAGAAAATCAAACTGTTTAAACTAATGCGTTATTTATGGTGCAGGGGCTGGAGAGTTTATTTGCAGAATGAATATGGGACATCTGCAGATGCTCTTGACTTAATGATAAATATGTAATACTTTTTCTTGTTCAAGCTATTTATTTAAGTTGTTGAATTGGGAAGGAGGATGTTTAGAGACTGATTTCCAATAATTGCAATTTATAATTGATTGAAAATATATTTCTTGCTGGAAATTTAAATATTTGCTTGGATGTTTTTCTTCATGTTGCTAGTTGTCTACTATGTTGAACATTATCAAGGAACACATAGATACTTCGAGCTGCAATAATAGGTAAATAATGCAAGAATTCTATGGTTTAAATTGAAAAACCTTATCCACCTATATATGTAAGAAGGATTTGACACGAATTTCTAATTACTGAAGGCTAGAGCATGTGTATTGAGAAAACATTTTCATACAATCCTCTCTAAGTAGTCAGGACAATAAAGAAGCTAAGGCTATATGCTACTGGAAATATAAATCATTATTCTCAAAGTTAATGAAATTTGTTTCTGAGCATGCGTTTGTATGAAATCAACAGATTTCCTGTAACATATATGCATACAAGAAAAATGGAGCACCTGTCTTTTTCCTTGCAATTGTATCGTAGCTGTTTGTTTGCTGATATTTCAGTGACACAAAAGTAGGAATTCAATTACTTTGGATGACATCTGTTATGGGTTtgaaaatcaaaatcttcaaaatgaCCTGCAGAGATTTGGATGGTGTCATAAGCTTTCAAATGCAGCATCTTGTAAGAAATAGGCCTGAAGAAAATCTTTGAACAATGACCAAAAAATCTGATGGCCTAATTGTGAAACCATCTTAAAGATTATGGCAACCACATATCAATAAGTTGTAAGCAACCTCCAACCACATATCAATGATTTGTAATACCTCTTCTTCATCCAGAGAGCCTCCCCCCTCATCTTCCTCCTccatgtcttcattttcatgaATATCCTCATTCGAAAAACTGGGTGAAGCCATCTTCCCACTCATCAAAGAACTATGAAAAggaaaaatattaataattatagtatatttgattttttcaatttgtaAAACATTTTAATACCATATATTGCATTCACTAAAGTTGTGCCAATTCCAAACATTTAAGCGGCAGATTAAAATTGAGCTAGCTTTGAGTGTGTGTAAATCACGCTGTAAAATTTTTTTGACAAGGAATTTGTACAACATTTGCAATTTTTATTTCTGTATTTCGTTTTACTATGGTCTCTgactctccacaacaccatttgtGACTACAGATGCTAATTATGATGAAATGAAACCCTAAACGTGACTGAACAGACTACAAGTGCAAATCACAACTAAATGAAACCCAACTCTTTGTTTTCCgactctccacaacaccatttgtGACTGCAGATGCTAATTCTGATGAAATGAATCCCTAAACGTGACTGAACAGATTACAAGTGCAAATCACAACTAAATGAAACCCaactctttgtttttattttttcttttttttgtaactTAATAGATTTTTGCTGGTTGTTTTTGGGACATCAAAGCATCTACCCAACGTCCCCATCAAGGAGGATGTGTCCTCCCTATTGGTCGTGGTGGGGGATGTGTCTCCAAGTTCTAGGGACTTCCCTATCTCTCAAAACAACATATTTTAGGAGGGGACATATCCCCATTGAAcattggtattaaatttttaattgtatattgaggaagattgttgatattttaaGTAGTGATTGTAATTCGGCAAATTATACCGTAAGCCTGCTGTGAAATTGTGTTCTCTCATATTGATCTTTTTATTTCTCTCCATTTTCAGATGATTTAACTTTTTTTAACTTGATCCGTTTTTACTTTAGTAAATAGAATACAATTACCCTTACTGAAGTTCAATATTCAACAAATGCAATTATTAGACTTCTATTTAACATTTGTTGCTAACTAAGTAGTTATATCCCTCAATTTAATCAAAACTGTTAAATATTTCTACACTATATATTAACACTCGCTCTCTTTTTGTGCTTTTCAGTGGCAAAAATAAGCGTGCACGTCATGAAAAAATAGATGCATATGCTGCTGTGGTGCGTTCTCTTTTCTTTCAGTAGAGGATGTAACATGGATCTttgtttttatgcttttcattacaATGGAGTCTGCTAGTAATGCTGTTTGTCAATAATTCTTTCTAGAAATATTATATGCATTGAAGTTGAAGCTGATAACATCCAGTTTTTGTTTTGTAAAGATATTATTGAAACGTTATTTTGAAATGGCTGGAAGTGAGGCTGAGCTAGTGTGGCCAAAAGATACTGCACTTCAGGAGAAGATCCGACAACGCAAAGCAATGTCACTCTTTGACGATGAGGATGGCTTTGATTATTTTACTCTTTGACAATGAGGATGGCTTTGATTATTTTTTCCTTCAGTTTGTTTATTTTCATTTGCCCATTTGTgacatgtgataagtttgtttTCCATGCCAAACAACTTGGATTTGCAGTCTTTTTGCAAGGTTTGATGGAAATCAAATTCTAGAGTGCTCTAGCATTATGCTTTAATAATTCTTTATCAAAAAGTGATCATTGAGATGATTCCTGTGTCTTTTATAGGAAAGTGCAAAGCTGAGCAATAACAGGGTCTTTTGTggcttaaaaaataacaaaaatagtaGCAATGATCAATGGCTTTTCCTATGACATTAATAATGTCTTACAATTCAAATTTAATGAAGGCAACACATAAACATCCAAGTCTTTTCTAGAAATACTCATAATCACAACAGATGCATCGCTTTGAAGTATCAGAAGCA from Cryptomeria japonica chromosome 3, Sugi_1.0, whole genome shotgun sequence harbors:
- the LOC131078378 gene encoding uncharacterized protein LOC131078378 isoform X3, giving the protein MQFIQNEAELFMERRVQLGHRPGAGQNRGCRQQWLCTSPRFCFGNARRAIGASAHRDSRKRENVQSNKVRSIAGRIAVRAAERGWRVYLQNEYGTSADALDLMINIGKNKRARHEKIDAYAAVILLKRYFEMAGSEAELVWPKDTALQEKIRQRKAMSLFDDEDGFDYFTL